One genomic region from Mycobacteriales bacterium encodes:
- a CDS encoding glycoside hydrolase family 25 protein: MTLIVTIFATPAWASLTGPDVSNWQHPNGAAINWQTVRQSGNEFAFIKATEGPGPRNGQKWYTNPYFAADWRDAGAAGLARGAYHYAQPAKPTTTTAVDQARYYVSQTGTMHGKRDLPPVLDLEESNGLSPSDLLAWAQAWLQEVQRLTGRQPIIYTYLNFWQVQMANTTALSNYKLWFARYTSDPSQTTPPGGWQTWTFWQYTSSGQVPGITGSVDMSRFCCALTNLNALANGAAASAAASNPFGSWDHSVRQPGGVMVQGWAIDPDTTNAVQVHAYVDGSLVQPITADAPSPDVSRSYPGFGNNHRFNTVVSSVGGSHKVCLYAINQGYGSGNPPLDCRQLYLSSTPFGHLDVVKQTPKGVAVQGWSIDPDTADPVMVHVYLDGVPVQAISANDSRPDVAARYPGYGSTHGFSTALPITSAGLHTVCAYAINLIGKSINPQLGCLKINVTTTPIGHLDGVDVTSSGMSVHGWALDPTTASAIPVHVYVDGTLVKGALADDSRPDVGALFPGYGAAHGFGVTLPAPTAGPHQVCVYAIAQTPGAVNPRLGCLSAG, translated from the coding sequence GTGACCTTGATCGTCACGATCTTCGCGACTCCGGCGTGGGCGTCGCTGACCGGGCCGGACGTGTCCAACTGGCAGCACCCCAACGGCGCCGCGATCAACTGGCAGACCGTGCGCCAGAGCGGCAACGAGTTCGCGTTCATCAAGGCGACCGAGGGGCCGGGGCCGCGCAACGGTCAGAAGTGGTACACGAACCCCTACTTCGCCGCCGACTGGCGCGACGCCGGCGCCGCGGGACTGGCGCGCGGCGCCTACCACTACGCCCAGCCGGCCAAGCCGACCACCACCACCGCGGTCGACCAGGCGCGCTACTACGTCTCGCAGACCGGCACTATGCACGGCAAGCGCGACCTGCCGCCGGTGCTCGACCTGGAGGAGAGCAACGGGTTGTCGCCGTCGGACCTGCTGGCGTGGGCGCAGGCGTGGCTCCAGGAGGTCCAGCGGCTCACCGGGCGCCAGCCGATCATCTACACCTACCTGAACTTCTGGCAGGTGCAGATGGCCAACACCACGGCCCTGTCCAACTACAAGCTCTGGTTCGCCCGCTACACGAGCGACCCGTCGCAGACGACCCCGCCGGGCGGCTGGCAGACGTGGACGTTCTGGCAGTACACCTCGAGCGGGCAGGTGCCCGGAATCACCGGCAGCGTCGACATGTCGCGGTTCTGCTGCGCCCTGACCAACCTCAACGCGCTCGCCAACGGGGCGGCCGCCTCGGCCGCCGCGAGCAACCCGTTCGGGTCCTGGGACCACAGCGTGCGCCAGCCCGGCGGGGTGATGGTGCAGGGCTGGGCGATCGACCCCGACACGACCAACGCGGTGCAGGTCCACGCCTACGTCGACGGCAGCCTGGTGCAGCCGATCACGGCCGACGCACCCAGCCCCGACGTCTCGCGCTCCTACCCCGGGTTCGGCAACAACCACCGGTTCAACACCGTGGTCTCGTCGGTCGGCGGCAGCCACAAGGTGTGCCTCTACGCGATCAACCAGGGCTACGGCAGCGGCAACCCGCCGCTGGACTGCCGCCAGCTCTACCTGTCCTCCACGCCGTTCGGGCACCTCGACGTCGTGAAGCAGACCCCGAAGGGCGTCGCCGTCCAGGGCTGGTCGATCGACCCGGACACCGCCGACCCGGTGATGGTCCACGTCTATCTCGACGGCGTGCCGGTGCAGGCGATCAGCGCCAACGACTCGCGGCCCGACGTCGCGGCCCGCTACCCCGGCTACGGCTCCACGCACGGCTTCAGCACCGCGCTGCCGATCACCTCGGCCGGGCTGCACACGGTGTGCGCCTACGCGATCAACCTGATAGGCAAGTCGATCAACCCCCAGCTGGGCTGCCTGAAGATCAACGTCACCACGACGCCGATCGGTCACCTCGACGGGGTCGACGTGACCTCGAGCGGGATGAGCGTCCACGGCTGGGCCCTCGACCCGACCACGGCATCGGCGATCCCGGTGCACGTCTACGTCGACGGCACGCTGGTCAAGGGGGCGCTGGCCGACGACAGCCGGCCCGACGTGGGCGCGCTCTTCCCGGGTTACGGCGCGGCCCACGGCTTCGGCGTCACCCTGCCGGCCCCCACGGCCGGCCCCCACCAGGTGTGTGTCTACGCGATCGCGCAGACACCCGGGGCGGTCAACCCGAGGCTCGGCTGCCTGTCGGCCGGCTGA
- a CDS encoding ribonucleotide-diphosphate reductase subunit beta, with amino-acid sequence MTELAERKSPTAVLHEGPRALSDQDVAMIEGVDLAGVRDLDIDDVIELVHKDLKRLPDFATLYRKYLKQRWDVYDLDFSQDKIDWHEKMTQDERDSFTAISSGFHHGERQVEIELPIFMIGANEEEKLHIAAQIEDEARHTVFFDRFYREVVGLQGNDIMDVLDATFPYVAETFISPFGLLAYQAEELRRDPYDERARVRYGTTYFLWIEGVLALSVMKVTLSYARWKGFLPAYYTGFTATCRDESRHVQGGMKYLQDAVRKDPSMIHEIHNTLRTILYASGVRSREIYFEPLGWTEEEVNLLFQQQLRRKCNDVGISLSQDLEDLLDQARAQLAGG; translated from the coding sequence ATGACCGAGCTCGCCGAGCGCAAGAGCCCCACCGCTGTTCTGCACGAAGGCCCCCGCGCGCTGTCCGACCAGGACGTCGCGATGATCGAGGGGGTCGACCTCGCCGGCGTCCGTGACCTGGACATCGACGACGTGATCGAGCTGGTGCACAAGGACCTCAAGCGGCTGCCCGACTTCGCCACGCTCTACCGCAAGTACCTCAAGCAGCGCTGGGACGTCTACGACCTCGACTTCAGCCAGGACAAGATCGACTGGCACGAGAAGATGACCCAGGACGAGCGTGACTCGTTCACCGCGATCTCCTCCGGTTTCCACCACGGCGAGCGCCAGGTGGAGATCGAGCTGCCGATCTTCATGATCGGAGCCAACGAGGAGGAGAAGCTCCACATTGCCGCGCAGATCGAGGACGAAGCGCGGCACACGGTGTTCTTCGACCGCTTCTACCGCGAGGTCGTCGGCCTGCAGGGCAACGACATCATGGACGTCCTCGACGCGACGTTCCCCTACGTCGCCGAGACGTTCATCAGCCCCTTCGGCCTGCTCGCCTACCAGGCCGAGGAGCTGCGCCGCGACCCCTACGACGAGCGGGCCCGGGTGCGCTACGGCACCACCTACTTCCTCTGGATCGAGGGCGTGCTCGCGCTGTCGGTCATGAAGGTCACGCTGTCCTACGCCCGCTGGAAGGGTTTCCTGCCCGCCTACTACACCGGCTTCACCGCCACCTGCCGCGACGAGTCCCGCCACGTGCAGGGCGGCATGAAGTACCTCCAGGACGCGGTCCGCAAGGACCCGTCGATGATCCACGAGATCCACAACACCCTGCGGACGATCCTCTACGCGTCCGGCGTACGCAGCCGTGAGATCTACTTCGAGCCGCTCGGCTGGACCGAGGAAGAGGTCAACCTGCTCTTCCAGCAGCAGTTGCGGCGCAAGTGCAACGACGTCGGCATCTCGCTGTCCCAGGACCTGGAGGACCTGCTCGACCAGGCGCGCGCCCAGCTGGCGGGTGGCTGA
- a CDS encoding phage holin family protein, which translates to MAAPVEGERTLGELAAHAKVTLSRLLQQEKELARHELRIEGRKIGFGSVLLLAAAGIGYFAFVLLIVAASFAFAGMVDGATAVGFVAIGMIFAFIAGNAALAGALGLFRVKGPRRTVSTLKDSLRWLRHPTEAPQPGLEALRATHRD; encoded by the coding sequence GTGGCAGCACCGGTCGAGGGCGAGCGCACGCTCGGCGAGCTGGCCGCGCACGCCAAAGTCACGCTCTCGCGCCTCCTCCAGCAGGAGAAGGAGCTCGCCCGGCACGAGCTGCGCATCGAGGGCCGCAAGATCGGCTTCGGGTCGGTCTTGCTGCTGGCCGCCGCCGGCATCGGTTACTTCGCCTTCGTGCTGCTGATCGTCGCCGCGTCGTTCGCCTTCGCCGGCATGGTCGACGGCGCCACGGCCGTCGGGTTCGTCGCGATCGGCATGATCTTCGCGTTCATCGCCGGCAACGCCGCGCTCGCCGGTGCCCTCGGGCTCTTCCGGGTGAAGGGTCCCCGTCGCACGGTGAGCACGTTGAAGGACAGCCTGCGCTGGTTGCGCCACCCGACAGAGGCGCCCCAGCCCGGGCTCGAGGCGTTGCGGGCCACCCACCGCGACTGA
- a CDS encoding phytanoyl-CoA dioxygenase family protein, with the protein MTDAAGHIAQVKQQGYSIIEDAFEPDLADRVRDDLDRLERELGVVPAGNDFEGARTLRIYNLLVHGALYQGIPIDETVLPVVEGVLDPGCLISSLSSIVICPGEKAQPIHSDDILIPLPKPHPPLVCNTMWAITDFTEANGATRLVPGSHLLDNPDYGGDYETIPAEMRKGSVLVWDGALWHGGGANRTDERRYGIAMNYCAGFIRQQENQQLGVPPALVREFPPRLQQLVGYSVYNGLIGHIDKHDPRELLGTADGNRMVWDAVPSR; encoded by the coding sequence ATGACGGACGCCGCCGGCCACATCGCCCAGGTCAAGCAGCAGGGCTACTCGATCATCGAGGACGCCTTCGAGCCCGACCTCGCGGACCGGGTGCGCGACGACCTCGACCGGTTGGAGCGCGAGCTCGGTGTCGTACCCGCGGGCAACGACTTCGAGGGCGCCCGCACGCTGCGCATCTACAACCTGCTGGTCCACGGCGCGCTGTACCAAGGCATCCCGATCGACGAGACCGTGCTGCCCGTCGTCGAGGGCGTCCTCGATCCCGGCTGCCTGATCTCGTCGTTGTCGTCGATCGTCATCTGCCCCGGCGAGAAGGCGCAGCCGATCCACAGCGACGACATCCTCATCCCGCTGCCCAAGCCGCACCCGCCGCTGGTCTGCAACACGATGTGGGCGATCACCGACTTCACCGAGGCCAACGGCGCCACCCGCCTGGTGCCGGGCTCGCACCTGCTGGACAACCCGGACTACGGCGGCGACTACGAGACCATCCCCGCCGAGATGCGCAAGGGCAGCGTGCTCGTCTGGGACGGCGCGCTCTGGCACGGAGGCGGCGCCAACCGCACCGACGAGCGGCGCTACGGCATCGCCATGAACTACTGCGCGGGCTTCATCCGCCAGCAGGAGAACCAGCAGCTCGGCGTGCCGCCGGCGCTCGTCCGCGAGTTCCCGCCCCGGCTGCAGCAGCTGGTCGGCTACTCCGTCTACAACGGGCTGATCGGGCACATCGACAAGCACGACCCGCGCGAGCTGCTCGGTACCGCAGACGGCAACCGCATGGTGTGGGACGCCGTCCCGAGCAGGTGA
- a CDS encoding YbhB/YbcL family Raf kinase inhibitor-like protein — MADLTVTSSMFGDGETIPGKAAHSYAGGDNVSPDLSWSGAPDGTKSFAVTCYDPDAPTTVGFVHWVLFNIDPGTTKLDAGAGASGKQPKGSVQGFTDWGESQYGGMAPPPGDDPHHYHFTVWALDTTLDLDETTTYAKFNFMTRGHVLAKGTVTGLYKSG; from the coding sequence ATGGCAGACCTGACCGTGACCAGCAGCATGTTCGGCGACGGCGAGACGATCCCGGGCAAGGCGGCGCACTCCTACGCCGGCGGCGACAACGTCAGCCCGGACCTCTCGTGGTCCGGGGCGCCCGACGGCACCAAGAGCTTCGCCGTCACCTGCTACGACCCCGACGCCCCGACCACAGTCGGCTTCGTCCACTGGGTGCTGTTCAACATCGACCCAGGCACCACGAAGCTCGACGCGGGCGCCGGCGCGAGCGGCAAGCAGCCGAAGGGCAGCGTCCAGGGGTTCACCGACTGGGGCGAGAGCCAGTACGGCGGGATGGCACCGCCACCCGGTGACGACCCGCACCACTACCACTTCACCGTGTGGGCGCTCGACACCACGCTCGACCTCGACGAGACGACGACCTACGCGAAGTTCAACTTCATGACCCGCGGCCACGTGCTCGCGAAGGGCACGGTGACCGGCCTCTACAAGTCCGGCTGA
- a CDS encoding carboxyl transferase domain-containing protein, translated as MRPTLSKVLVANRGEIAVRIIRACADLDVTSVAVHALDEADALHVRRADESRALDGSGPAAYLDIAQVVGAAVDAGCDAVHPGYGFLSERPEFARACTEAGLVFVGPSPETLALFGDKAAGRALAERCGVPVLPGTGPADAATIREFLVALGPDAAVMLKAVAGGGGRGMRPVHDPAVVEAAYERCRSEAQAAFGDGAVYAERLLPHARHIEVQIVGDATGAVVHLGERECSIQRRHQKIVEIAPAPGLPPDLREALLSAAQRVATEAGYTGAGTFEFLVTDPGETDAGEPAHAFIEANARLQVEHTVTEEVTGVDLVQVQLLLAGGATLADLGLTESPAPRGFAVQARVNLETVDRSGAVHPTGGTLEVFEPPTGPGVRVDTFGRAGYRTSGRYDSLLAKVIAHAPSDDVGPALRKAARALGEFRIDGVATNISFLRRILEHPTVLAGRATTAFVEEHLEDLVPETQPEAVPGEPGDGTVSAPVQGTVVALSVAEGDTVPAGGQLLVLEAMKMEHVVIAPGAAVVRRILVSPGDVLRAGQPVVLLEATHDEGPVAVSEEVVDLDAVRPDLAEVHERHAVGLDDARPDAVERRRKTHQRTARENVADLIDPGSLVEYGPLVIAAQRRRRALDDLIARTPADGLIGGLATVDGAPAVVMSYDYTVLAGTQGQQNHRKKDRLFEIAERQRLPLVFFTEGGGGRPGDTDSSGVAGLDCMAFHLFGRLSGLVPLVGIASGRCFAGNAALLGCCDVVIATADSTIGMGGPAMIEGGGLGVYAPDEVGPMDVQVANGVVDVPVADEAEAVAVARRYLSYFTHPQTDWACADQRLLRRVIPENRLRIYDVRAVIETLADTGSVLELRRAWAPGMVTALVRVDGRAMGLVANNPAHLAGAITSDGADKAARFLQLCDAFDLPVLFLCDTPGIMVGPDAERTGLVRHASRLFVTGASLTVPFFTIVLRKGYGLGAQAMAGGSFKAPVFTVSWPTGEFGGMGLEGAVRLGFRNELAAIDDEAERQATFEQMVARMYEHGKAVNTASHFEIDDVIDPVDSRAWISAAIRGWQPEPRTGKKRPCVDTW; from the coding sequence ATGCGGCCGACGCTTTCCAAGGTGCTCGTCGCCAACCGCGGCGAGATCGCAGTACGGATCATCCGTGCCTGCGCAGATCTCGACGTCACCTCCGTCGCGGTCCACGCTCTCGACGAGGCCGATGCCCTGCACGTCCGTCGCGCCGACGAGAGCCGCGCCCTGGACGGCAGCGGCCCCGCGGCCTACCTCGACATCGCGCAGGTCGTGGGCGCAGCGGTCGACGCCGGTTGCGACGCCGTGCACCCGGGCTACGGCTTCCTCAGCGAGCGCCCCGAGTTCGCCCGCGCCTGCACCGAGGCGGGCCTCGTCTTCGTCGGCCCGAGCCCCGAGACGCTGGCGCTCTTCGGCGACAAGGCCGCCGGCCGGGCGCTCGCCGAGCGCTGCGGCGTACCCGTCCTGCCCGGCACCGGCCCGGCCGACGCGGCGACGATCCGCGAGTTCCTCGTCGCGCTCGGCCCCGACGCGGCAGTCATGCTCAAGGCGGTCGCCGGCGGCGGGGGGCGCGGCATGCGGCCCGTGCACGACCCGGCCGTGGTCGAGGCGGCCTACGAGCGCTGCCGGTCGGAGGCCCAGGCGGCCTTCGGCGACGGAGCCGTCTACGCCGAGCGGCTGCTGCCGCACGCGCGCCACATAGAGGTGCAGATCGTCGGGGACGCCACCGGCGCGGTCGTCCACCTCGGTGAGCGGGAGTGCAGCATCCAGCGGCGGCACCAGAAGATCGTCGAGATCGCCCCCGCGCCCGGCCTGCCGCCGGACCTGCGCGAGGCCCTGTTGAGCGCAGCGCAGCGGGTGGCCACCGAGGCGGGCTACACCGGTGCCGGCACCTTCGAGTTCCTCGTCACCGATCCCGGCGAGACCGACGCCGGCGAGCCGGCGCACGCCTTCATCGAGGCCAACGCCCGGCTGCAGGTCGAGCACACCGTCACCGAGGAGGTCACCGGCGTCGACCTCGTACAGGTCCAGCTGCTGCTCGCCGGCGGCGCCACGCTCGCCGACCTCGGGCTCACCGAGTCGCCGGCGCCCCGGGGCTTCGCCGTGCAGGCCCGGGTCAACCTGGAAACCGTCGACCGGTCCGGCGCGGTGCACCCCACCGGCGGCACGCTCGAGGTCTTCGAGCCGCCCACCGGCCCCGGGGTGCGGGTCGACACGTTCGGCCGCGCCGGCTACCGCACCAGCGGGCGTTACGACTCGCTGCTCGCCAAGGTGATCGCGCACGCCCCCTCGGACGACGTCGGGCCGGCGCTACGCAAGGCGGCGCGCGCCCTCGGGGAGTTCCGCATCGACGGCGTGGCGACGAACATCTCCTTTCTCCGCCGGATCCTCGAGCACCCGACGGTGCTCGCCGGCCGGGCCACCACCGCCTTCGTCGAGGAGCACCTCGAGGACCTGGTCCCCGAGACACAACCCGAGGCCGTTCCCGGCGAGCCCGGTGACGGCACGGTCAGCGCTCCCGTGCAGGGCACGGTCGTCGCGCTCAGCGTCGCCGAGGGCGACACCGTCCCGGCCGGCGGCCAGCTGCTCGTGCTCGAGGCCATGAAGATGGAGCACGTCGTCATCGCGCCCGGCGCTGCCGTCGTACGCCGGATCCTGGTCTCGCCCGGCGACGTGCTGCGCGCCGGGCAGCCGGTCGTGCTGCTCGAGGCGACCCACGACGAGGGGCCCGTCGCCGTGTCGGAGGAGGTCGTCGACCTCGACGCGGTCCGGCCCGACCTCGCCGAGGTGCACGAACGGCACGCGGTCGGCCTCGACGACGCCCGTCCCGACGCGGTCGAGCGTCGCCGCAAGACCCACCAGCGCACGGCTCGCGAGAACGTCGCCGACCTCATCGACCCGGGCAGCCTCGTGGAGTACGGCCCGCTGGTCATCGCCGCCCAGCGCCGCCGCCGCGCGCTCGACGACCTGATCGCCCGGACCCCCGCCGACGGGCTGATCGGCGGGCTGGCGACCGTCGACGGGGCGCCCGCCGTCGTCATGTCCTACGACTACACGGTGCTGGCCGGCACCCAGGGCCAGCAGAACCATCGCAAGAAGGACCGGCTCTTCGAGATCGCCGAGCGGCAGCGGCTGCCGCTGGTGTTCTTCACCGAGGGCGGCGGCGGGCGCCCCGGCGATACGGACTCCTCCGGCGTCGCGGGGCTCGACTGCATGGCCTTCCACCTCTTCGGCCGGCTGTCCGGACTGGTGCCGCTGGTCGGCATCGCGTCGGGTCGCTGCTTCGCGGGCAACGCCGCGCTGCTCGGCTGCTGCGACGTGGTCATCGCCACGGCGGACTCCACGATCGGCATGGGCGGTCCGGCGATGATCGAGGGCGGCGGCCTCGGCGTCTACGCGCCCGACGAGGTCGGGCCGATGGACGTGCAGGTCGCCAATGGCGTGGTCGACGTGCCCGTCGCCGACGAGGCCGAGGCCGTCGCGGTCGCCCGGCGGTACCTGTCCTACTTCACCCACCCGCAGACCGACTGGGCATGCGCCGATCAGCGGTTGCTGCGCCGGGTGATCCCGGAGAACCGGTTGCGGATCTACGACGTACGCGCCGTGATCGAGACCCTCGCCGACACCGGCTCGGTCCTCGAGCTGCGCCGGGCGTGGGCGCCGGGCATGGTCACCGCGCTGGTCCGCGTTGACGGCCGGGCGATGGGGCTGGTCGCGAACAACCCGGCCCACCTCGCCGGCGCGATCACCTCCGACGGGGCCGACAAGGCGGCGCGCTTCCTGCAGCTGTGCGACGCGTTCGACCTGCCGGTGCTGTTCCTCTGCGACACCCCGGGAATCATGGTCGGCCCCGACGCCGAGCGCACCGGCCTCGTGCGCCATGCGAGCCGCCTGTTCGTCACCGGGGCCAGCCTGACCGTGCCGTTCTTCACGATCGTGCTGCGCAAGGGCTACGGGCTCGGCGCCCAGGCGATGGCGGGCGGCAGCTTCAAGGCACCGGTGTTCACGGTCTCCTGGCCGACGGGCGAGTTCGGCGGCATGGGGCTCGAGGGCGCCGTCCGGCTCGGCTTCCGCAACGAGCTGGCCGCGATCGACGACGAGGCCGAACGGCAGGCGACGTTCGAGCAGATGGTCGCCCGGATGTACGAGCACGGGAAGGCGGTCAACACGGCCTCGCACTTCGAGATCGACGACGTGATCGACCCGGTCGACTCGCGGGCCTGGATCAGCGCCGCGATCCGCGGCTGGCAGCCCGAGCCGCGCACCGGCAAGAAGCGCCCGTGCGTCGACACCTGGTGA